The following DNA comes from Xyrauchen texanus isolate HMW12.3.18 chromosome 21, RBS_HiC_50CHRs, whole genome shotgun sequence.
agtgttttttttcttttgtcttttttcagaCATGTCTTTATGACATGAGCAGGTAGGTTGAAGATGTATGGCACAGGTTAAAAAATCCTCCCACAGATGGGCCGATAAAGGAGCTCTCATCTTAAGTGCACAGCGCTGCTATCACTTTGTGTTGCACCCTCTGTTGCCTAGACGACCTGGGAAATGGGTTGAGATGTGGGCCACAGATAAAGAATACAAGATGAATACAGCGGAGAAAGAAACGGAGAGCTTGTGgcagtaaaaaaagaaatacaaaaataaaaatacaaaaaaatacagccCCATTTATATCTGAAGAAATCCGGGGTGTGACACGTTTGTTGGGTACAGAAGCTACTTGCAGACTGCAAGGCTTACAGAAGCAACTGTGACAGTTTTGCTGTATAAAAAGATTCTGCCTTCCTTACTATCATGTAACAAATGTGGCTCTGCGGTTTTGCAGTGCACCAATGCATTCCAAACTGGTGCAAATCATGCTTTCATATATCCAATGGCAACCATGTCCCAGTAAGACAATACAAGGCACCTTACTTAACTGGAAACAAGCACATGCCTGTGATTCCAAAGGCTTCCTGGTTGTAAAAATTTCTTGAACTGAATCACAATTATGGCATTACACTTGACAGACTTAAACTATACATGGGCCTTTATGATATCTAACCTTGCAAAAGGGTAGTGGTGTTTCTATAGCACAGTGATGGTGGTAACAAATTATAATACTTTGGGACTCTATgaataccatatttatgtactatGGTACTTACATTGTACTCCAaggtacactaccagtcaaaagtttggacatacCAACAGAATATGATATCTATCCTTGCAAATGTTTTGGACATGCTTATATGTTTTCCATTATTTTAAAACTCTCCGCTTAAATTGTTGCAATTAGATTTGTAGACAAATATGAATTATGCCTTcactttaatttctttagaaAACTAAAACtttagtacattttatttttaaattaacaagTTGGAACGAATAGCGAAGGAAAGCTTCCAGCACATGCCCAGCACACATGGGAGCTTTTCAGTACTGTTTAAAGAAACAAGTGACACTTTCTTGAAGTTGGCTGAGAGTGTTCaaagctgttttaaaggcaaaggggGCTATGTTGAAGAAGCAAAATATTCTGTGTCTATGCGTTTCCAATCCTTCCATTTCCTAGTTAAGATGACTTTActaatattctaaaatgtggaaaatagtaataataaagaacaaGTAGGTTtgcccaaacttttgactggtagtgtcaACTACCAGTCAAAAGAAAATTATGCCTCATGCATAAATCTACTATTTTAAATGTCCAAAATatccatacaaaaaaaaaacaacacatgataGTATCATGTTCAtatgtcaaatttttttttttactttttagttGGTTTAATACATGTATTAAGTTCTATAAAGTTGTTATTTCTATCTCTGATGGCCTCATGTAGGAGTATGAAACTAGGATATGTTTCACGTAGAGGCTTTCCTTCTTTCCGCTTAAGCAATATGCCATTTATGAGTCACATTTAGAATCAGTACGTTGTGTAGGCAACTAGTGAATGATTGACCTCTGGTTAATACTGACCTGTGTACCCAGCGAGCGCAGCTGCCGGAATGACCGGTTTGTCCTTGATGAGGTCTGAACGCTCCCGTACATAGTCTTTGAAGGTACCCTTTGGTTTGTGTCCGTGCAATGCAGTAGGGTAGTCCTCTGAGTCGAAGCTGTCATAGGAGGGAACTCTCTGTAGACTGTTGAACGAGGACTGACTGCTCCAGGACTGTGTCAGCCTATCACAGCTCTCGAAACTTTCAATGCTCTCAAATGAATCCTGACCTCCCAGCTTTCCTGATACAGACAACATgagatagagaaaaaaaagagatggaAGGTCAGTATTAAAATAACAGTATACCCATTTTGTTCTAGGTCATATTGATGATGGCTGTTaagcttaaaataaaatactccATAAAACAACTAGCTCTGTATGATATACACatacttagcactttattaggaacacctgcacatCTACtgatgtgattatctaatcagccaatcgtgtgacagcagtgcaatgcataaatcatgcatatatgagtcaggagcttcagttaatgttcacatcaaccatcagaatggagaaaaataaatgtgatctcaatgatttcgacaagttgttggtgccagactggctggtatgagtatttatgtaactgctgatctcctgggattttcacacacaacaatctctagtttacacttggaatggtgccaaaaaccaaaaaagcatccagtgagtggcagttcttcaGACGCAAACatcttgttgattagagaggtcaacggagaatgggcaGACAGGGTTGGGCTGTCAGAAAGGctatagtaactcagataaccactttgaAGAATTGTAGtaaaatagcatctcaaaatgcacaacatgttgaaccttgagacggatgggcttcaacagcagaagaccacgtcgggcacattattaggaccatagtgttcttaataaagtgctcattgagtgcaGTGCATGTCATTGTCATTCTCCATTACGCATACTAAACTGGTGTACTACGTTTAGCTACAATACATGCACAACATCAATCTTGGTACACAAGAGCAGCGTGTTAGAAATTAAAAGcaagtgtgaatgagatttgagggcTATAGGaaaattatcagtaaataaagacttacattttggtctgattCTCACAAGCCAAattatcgcttcagaagacttaaaaaaaaatacacaaaccaaATGGACTagttttatgatacatttggtgcttttataaaagaaatgtatatatatatatttttatgtccTTTTGTTAGATTGACAGTTATGGGCATTATGAACTCGTTTAAATGCAAAGTGTGCATGTGCTTTcttttgtttcatgaaaaaaaaaaaattgggaagtttggaatgacacaCGGTtgcataaataattaatttacatttttgggtggactattcctttaaggatttgGCCTCTAATTAGAGCATGAACCCAATGTCTTGGCTTGTAAAGGGTGCTAAGTTTGGCTACTACACTAGCTAGGGAAGACTAATGTGGTATAGAGATTAAGAAATAAAGTTCACAAGCTGTCTGGTCCCAACCAAGCGGAAAAACCCTGAAATGGTCCACACCACACGATGATTCTCTTACACAATCTTCATGTGGAAATATTTGGGTTTTGTTTAATTGgaagaaaatcaaaacaaattgcTTCTCTATTTTTGGCCAAACTAGAGATAAAAGGCCAGTCTCAATTGAATACCAATTACAGAATGAAAGATAATACAGAGCTGGGTCCAATCCTGAAATTCTCAATTGAAAAATTGAATCCACATGTGAGTTTGGTGGCACCACAAATACTTTCCCACACAGTGAAAACACAGTGCTCTTGCCAAAGCTAGGATTTACTGCATACAAAGCTGTGCGTACATAGAGGGCAAAAGCCCAACTTGCTCTGTTGTTCTACAATATACAAGCAACTCCAAAATCATTTGTTCAGCTGGACACAAATTCCAGTTTAAAGGCATTAAGTGCGAAGCAGGCTGTTTGTTCATCTTTGAACGacgagtgggagagagagaccaGATGTACGTGCGGTAAAGCTATCGGAATCCTCTTTTCACGCTTTACACCTTTCTCTCCTTACGAGAACCTAAGGCTCACAAAAACACCCTGCACCCCAGTAACGGTACCTTATGCGGATGCTCTTTCAAAAAAGACAGCTACCAGTGTTCTGTGGCTTCAAACATCTCTCACTTTGATGCAAACTTCTTTGTTTTTCTCTAATTTTTCCCCCATCACAGGCGAGAGTTTCTCGAGACGGTGCGCAAAACAACCGCAAACAAACCCAACGGTCGACTTAATTCCCTAGCAATGCATGCATAGCTGTGGTAATGCAAGATGAGAACACTTGTGAGTCATGGCAGACATCATTTTGAAGACCACACACTGCTGATCACTGTGGGGGTGACGGGGATAAATTTAAGCCCTGATGGGAGATTGTAAATATGCATCTAAGACAAGACTAATTCGCTTTTGTCTATAAAAAGATTACACTTCCCAATCACCATATTGATCTTGGCCTCTGGCATTATGACATGCTCATTCTATATGCCACATGTACACATCCCTGCAGAAAAGACAGCATAAATGGTTACCAGCATACAGTATTTTCTACTTTGGATGCTTAAGTAGCTTAACCAGCAAGTCAATCAGCTTCATGTGAAAGACCATGAGCAACCATCTGCACCATCTAAGGTTTGCTAGTGAATATGGCAGTGCTGGTCCACCAGTTTGACCAGTACCAAACCAAAACTACCAATAATAAACCAGTATAGACCAGCATAGAAATgtatgctggtctaagctggtcttttcaactgGAATGCATACCATAGACAAACCAAAGACTTGTTGTTCTTAATAAAGCTAACTATAGTTActataaactaaccctaacctacacacTAACCCTAAAATAAATCTTTTTGCATTTTGTAAATtagaattttaaagaaaaattatttacgtcatgaatcttttttttttctcgataTGAGGACGTCCCAATATGGCTagtatgcacgcacacacacacacactttcatacattttaaaacacaagCACTTGTTAGCATGACCTTGGCCCCGTACTCACCTCTGCTAATGCGCCCCACACACATATTGTCATTTGACACAACTTCCTGTTTGACTGAAAAGTAATCTCCCTGCAGTGGATTGAGAGGTGTGTCCCGCAGGATAACATTTGGATAATCGCTCTCATATTTGAGTGACAGCAGGTCTTCTGAGCTAATTGGGTGAAGGGTCTGGTAAGTCTCTGTTATGAAGCTTGGCTCTGAGTATTCTGAAGGAGGGACACACTGGGGATGCTCTATGCCATAGTCTGAAGGAAAGAGATGTAGTGAAGACAGAACAACAATAAGACAGAGTATTTTTTATGATAAAGTACTTCATCCTATTCCAGATTATTGTGCGTATTTTCCCAAAAAGTGATAAACTGTGATTTAATTATGTggggctatcaaaacattgctctgtttgtttgagcaacccaaccagcctgacacagaAACACTGTGCTTATCCAATAGCGTGACtttgggtgggggtgggggggggggggtaatttGTCAGACCAATGGCAGAAGGGCGAGACTGTTTTGAGCAACATGATTGtggataaatgatgacagaattttcatttttgtttgaattacTCCTTTAAACGATGATATCCTATCCAAACCCCCTCCAGACACTCTCATGACTCAATCCTGTCTTGTTAACAGACTAATCATTTAACATCTCATATTATAGGCAAGACATAAGATGTGAAATTGTACTTGGGTACTGTAATGATGCTACCTGAAAGATAGGGCAGATACTCACTGAAAAAGTAGTCTGAGGGGTAGCGGGATTCCTGAAAGCTCGAGGTCAGACCGTTGACAGGGAAATGCTTTGGGTCTTCTGTGTGGAACAAACAACACACATCACTGAAACTATAAACACTCTCCAAACCAAATGTGTTCCAGATTAGATTGTGCAAGACAAAGCAGCAGGGGTGCTTTGATGTTTACACCAGTGTGGCATTTATTTTACAGGATTTTACATTGTGACACATTTTACATAAACAGCATTTACTTTAACAGATATGTAGAACCCTGTTGATTTACTTGACAAGCATATGCAAAGCAAAGTATTCCAAAAATTTTGATAAGAAATATATTGTGATTGTATTCATAGATATAACCATATATATccatggatggatgtatggatggctACCTTTCTGCAGCATCTCTAAATGCTCCCAGAGGATGTCACCTACAAAGTCTGGTGCCAGATCAAGGAAGCGTTCTTTGCCCAGTGCACAGAGATTTGCTCCATTCATGCTGAACTTATGGAAGTCCACATTCTTCAGACTGAACTCATTTACTGTCCAGGTTAGCCATTCTCTCACATGGGCATCTGTCCATTCCCGGGGGTCTATGAAGCAGATAGGGCAGGGTCAAAATCTGAACTATTCATGATtaatattctttctttctttgagaTGAGATGAACTGCATTTTGCATgatcatatttaaaaagaaaatgaaccTTCATTAAAGTATCTGGAGTGtgaatgtttagattagttattaggaacacctgtacaccaaattattcatgcaattatctagtcagccaatcatgtggcagaagtgcaatgcataaaatcattcagatatgggtcaggagcttcagttaatgttcacatgaaacatcagaatggagaaaaaatttttatctcagtgatttcaactgtggcctGATTTTTAGTGCcaaacaggctggtttgagtttatttttttaactgctgatctccaggattttcatgcacaacagtctttacttagaatggtgccaaaaactaaaaaatatttaatagtgAATAATGAGCAGCAGATCTgctgatggaaacaccttgttgatgagaaagggtCAATGGaaaatgtccagactggttcgagctgacagaaaggctaaggtaactttgtacaattgtagcgagcagaatggcatctcagaatgcacaacacatcgaaccttgtgGCAGATGTGGCAGTAGAAGACCACACCGGGCACATAATTAGGACTGTATTgctcttaataaagtgctcattgagtgtataCAGCTATTTCCAAACAGTGTAGACCACACACACCTTTAATCTCAATGTACCATGCAAGTAAATTTGCATTTTACATAATATCAAAGGAAgatatgtttaatttattattgtttCTCCACTACAGAAAGCTGCAGAAATTGTTTGCTTACTAAGTGTGATTTGCCTCAGTAATATAGAGTCAGCATTTAATATAATGCTGACAGCATATTGGTCACCGTTCCAGTGACTCAAGGGAAATAATCAGgtattttttctataaatttaATGCCAAGACAGCAAGAACTGAAACAACTGTAATTTTAGTCTACAGACCTACACAcccactctctttctcactctctcagtctctctctctttctgtctaatGTACACATGTGCACACTCAAGAAACTTACTGCATACAGCTATTTCCAGACAGACGTAGACCCGATGCAGAATACAGCCTCCCCGGACAGCAAGCAAAGCCATTTTGCAGTCTGCCATAATTTGGGAAGCATAATTCATAACCTCTGCTTGAGACTTCCATGTACCTATCTAGTAAGATCTTTTTTTAGGCAATCTGCATTTGGCATGCCAAAACACCCTAACACTATGGAATACTGAGCCAGAAACAAGttaaggtgcagtatgtaagattcagaaacccttgatattaatgacacttgtggccgtgaagtgaactgcagccagctacctgttgctcgtgctcatgcacacactcaataGGGTTGTTATGTtgctgttatgttgcactattgtatgttttgtatgtcatatgttgtactatgatgcagaaaccagcgtatttgcctaaatttatgaaattatttgaaagttacgaagcaagctagcttgcaatttgtcagcgttagcaggcaagatcaagttagttaaaattacacagatcaatccttatagcacaatatttcacatgctttgcactTATGTCAGCTTATCTGTCCAATGAGTAGAACGTCAATACATgaaaatttttacatattgcaccttctATGTTAGTACACATTCTACATCTTTTTCTTGCTCTTTTTCATTCTCTCACTCTTGTTTTTCTTGCTTTATATCGttcattcttttttctctctctctctgttctcctCTGCTCTTAATTAGATAAATGAGAAAAAGAGGGAGTTAAATGTGTCTAATTTAATTAACATGGTCAGTGGGTGGTGAATGGATTTTCTGTGACTTTTAAAAGAGACAACGACACATGTGAGCCAAGAAACACGTACATAAAATGTACTTTAGAGAGACAGGAAAAaggatgaaaagaaaaaaactttttgctgtttttgttttagaGATAAATGCAAAAGAGTCTAACCTTTAGGGATGGAGAGTCGCTGTTGTTCCCTGGTGAAGCCACTGAACGTGGCCAATAAAGCCTGTGACATCATCTCTTTGCTTCCTGGAGTTAGTAAAGGAACATCTGCACACTCCAGATCTGTTGGACCAAACACATGGGCTGATAtgtcacacacattctcacaaatGAACTGTAAATATACTACATTTCACAAATAAGAAAgactaaaacaaaacacacaacaaaactaGAGCTGTTAGTTGATTAAAATCGTTACTActtgcatatttattttgtagttaatcgtgattcATCACAAATTATGAAAATGCTGAAATGTGACAACGTATAGAACTATTTTCCTGTCaaattgcatttatttccatcttatgaaataaaacaaaacaatatgtaacaatatgattctttattaatattttccaacaacgccttccacagtataaagactggaatgcactaaaatagcacttcATCTAAATTTAAGCTTTTCCCAAAGGCTAATTGGGAGGTTGACTTATTGAAAGAATGAGTTCCCATAGGTGGAGTATTATAAAATGTTCTATATTCTCTATATAtctcataattttacatttaaaatatatttgacatatctcataacattattttatgtatttgcaactgctgtgtaaatgcatttataagtgctctgtgaaaatacatctaattgccacttcagatgcagctaCTGTGCCAACTTTACTGTGTAAAGGCTTTAGTCCCCATAGGtttagtattcattgcaatgggcataaCATTTCTTAAACTCTTTTCCTCCACAATATgcatctgccggtagactgtggctatccactttgttacagaaATTATGAAGCTGCGCTCATTATTCCCGTCAGAGTGTCAAAGTCAGCTGGAAAAGTggagtgatagttaagacttgacgtgcttctgtggtaattcaaatgcgccttacataggctgaaaatagTTTATTTCTATCACaaatcccatctgggcttgttttgtatcAAATAATAGCactaagaggtcctttctccataattttagCACTGACAGGGAAGCGATGATGTGATGTGTCCGTCACTGTAATGACTCCGGACGGACACATTACAAATGTTCCGCCCTCCCAATAAGAGTTTATAcaggtttatgctgtattaatagTAAAAGCATTAATCGccattaagaaaaataaacacattaaacgTTTTAACTAAATCGCATGCAATTAACACATTAACGGCGAAGCAAAGCAGTGCATTTTTTTCAgcgcccatgttaacaggttacaGTTTTCACATCAGAAGAAGAAGCAGTACGGCAAAGCAAGAAAGGAGCATCGCAGAAGCAGCACAGCTGTGATCGTTTTGCAGCAAAGTGTGTTTTTGCTTCACAGCTTATGCTGAAATAAAGTTACAGTGCACTGTTGATGGACatcattaatacaaaaaaatatatataaaataaataataatgaaattgcACAGAACAAGCATATGTTTTTATTCTAGTGATTTTGTATGTATTAGACTacaattttatcatttaaaactacaaTATACTACAAGTCATAGgcttaaaaaactaaataaaatgacatattaTATACTATTAAATAGATAGCAGGTCTACAAGGCTTAACAACAATGCCCATTCACAGCCGAGTGCTAACAACTGTGGTAAACAAATGCACGCGACAGTCTGTGTGGTCTGTAAATTCAGAACTTATCTAAGTTTAGTATTGAGGATGGATGACTCAAGATTGATTGTGGAGAAACAAAATGACCAATGACCCTCAACTTACTTTTTATGATTATTAACAAAGTAAAAATTGTGGGATGCAGTTACCTGGGATACTTGTTCATGCTTTTGCCACAGTCGACTAAGGCTTGCTCATTGGGGTCATTAAGGTTCAAGGTCATTATTTTCTTTAACACTGCTTTGAAATGATACATATTGTGAAAAAgcgcaaaacaaataaaacttatATGACTTGACTAAAATATAAGCCAAAGATCAGCACCATCATAAACAGGAATAGTAGAGCAATATCAGGCCCAGTGTGACACATTCATTGATAGTTGTCCTGCAGGCCCACTTATTTGGCCATATGCTCAACATCATCCTCTGATTTGACCTCCAAGAAGGATTCAGAATCAGAGTGTGCCACAGGTCAGATTCTCCATCTATCGATAATCACCACTCCACATCCCCACAATCCATTCCACTCAGTATGCTGCCCAATTGCTGCCTCCAGCCATAGACAGAGGAGCCTTTGTTGTCAAGGGTCAATAGTTAAAGATGAGAGGTTGTGGCAGAGCGGTGATGATGTCACCACAGGCTGCAGGGTGTCGAATAGACACCACAGTGTTGGAAATCTCGCCAACTCACCCCGTGGGTACCCAGCAGGACACAGAGAGGTCTTTTGATGAGTTAAACAGTGCCCAATGACTTCCACTGATCCAATTAGGACTGCCAGGGTGGCTGTAAGagacagggagagggagagaaagacaggGGTCTGGAGAAAGCCCCTAAGGCTTTGAAGAATGCCACAACCAATTCTTCAGCCAAGAATACACAACAATAATGAGATCAAATACTTTACAACCATGATTTGACCTCATTTTTGGAATGTCATGCTGAATGTAACAAGGTGAGTGCTGCTGATTCTATTACTGGTGTCCCATCAAACAGTTTGACTGTGACTCAGGCACAATGACTTTGTCTGGGAGCTAAATGCACCGTCGAGACTGTGGAAAGAAAATACTCTGTGTCCTCTTTTTTCGGTCTGCAACTGCTTCACTATTGACACCCAGATGTTCTGGCACCTCTGTATGGTTTTGAAACTGCCAGCACTGGGCGCCGTATGGGTTTGCGCTCACTCTCTTCAATCCACAACACGGCATAACCCTGCTAGGAATGTACAACAGCTGTCCCTGCTAACCTCCTTtcccactcactctctctctctcgctttctctcgaTCTGCTTCCCTGGTTGCCTCTAACAGAGAAGGCTTAGCAGAGATACATTATGCAGAGCGTCTAAATGGAGAAAAACAGTGCAGTGCTCTTGTGTGATTCGATTGGAACGAAATGCTGCAGTCTCCATTTACAGTGTTTAATTGGGCATTAGAGGGGCCATTCTGCCGGCTGGACGCCAGAGCTTTCATTCACTGGCAAAGAGGCCCATTTTCACATTAGGTGATACAAGTATATCCCaccaaactgcaaaaaaaaaagacccTGTCTGGTAAAGTGCAAATGTTCCATgaaaaaggcatattttattggacaaaatgtgaCAACGCAGCTTAACAATTTAAAgcaatgttttttcttcattaCTGGCATATGCAAAGTGCCTTTAGAAAGAACACAGTGGAATGGTGATTTTAAAAGCTTATTTCTTCAGATAACATTACAAAAAAGCCTTACTTAGCTGAATCTTTAAATACAGAGGGTTTGGAGCACAGTAtataaaactagataggtacatttcctgaagaaaatgtgagtggtgcttgccgtggcaaaactcgtcaaatagcctgcttgaaaagaacagaaattgtggtcataaataaatcaacccagaagtctgtataattttctggtgcagaaatatgtgatttgttactaggttgctagggtaagcccatgtggttgctatgcagttagcaaggtaatacaatacatggctcctttccatcctgagtgaa
Coding sequences within:
- the ets1 gene encoding protein C-ets-1 isoform X1, with product MVSIAAVVPALVPRMSYYLDPVSSCQALQPPDCLGVMRPSGGMTGTMLAQMQPPAVCHPQNLAPSRPLYAHHITLQEVPNGPECSPNDLECADVPLLTPGSKEMMSQALLATFSGFTREQQRLSIPKDPREWTDAHVREWLTWTVNEFSLKNVDFHKFSMNGANLCALGKERFLDLAPDFVGDILWEHLEMLQKEDPKHFPVNGLTSSFQESRYPSDYFFNYGIEHPQCVPPSEYSEPSFITETYQTLHPISSEDLLSLKYESDYPNVILRDTPLNPLQGDYFSVKQEVVSNDNMCVGRISRGKLGGQDSFESIESFESCDRLTQSWSSQSSFNSLQRVPSYDSFDSEDYPTALHGHKPKGTFKDYVRERSDLIKDKPVIPAAALAGYTGSGPIQLWQFLLELLTDKSCQSFISWTGDGWEFKLSDPDEVARRWGKRKNKPKMNYEKLSRGLRYYYDKNIIHKTSGKRYVYRFVCDLKSLLGYTPEDIHTMLDVKPDMDE
- the ets1 gene encoding protein C-ets-1 isoform X2; the encoded protein is MSYYLDPVSSCQALQPPDCLGVMRPSGGMTGTMLAQMQPPAVCHPQNLAPSRPLYAHHITLQEVPNGPECSPNDLECADVPLLTPGSKEMMSQALLATFSGFTREQQRLSIPKDPREWTDAHVREWLTWTVNEFSLKNVDFHKFSMNGANLCALGKERFLDLAPDFVGDILWEHLEMLQKEDPKHFPVNGLTSSFQESRYPSDYFFNYGIEHPQCVPPSEYSEPSFITETYQTLHPISSEDLLSLKYESDYPNVILRDTPLNPLQGDYFSVKQEVVSNDNMCVGRISRGKLGGQDSFESIESFESCDRLTQSWSSQSSFNSLQRVPSYDSFDSEDYPTALHGHKPKGTFKDYVRERSDLIKDKPVIPAAALAGYTGSGPIQLWQFLLELLTDKSCQSFISWTGDGWEFKLSDPDEVARRWGKRKNKPKMNYEKLSRGLRYYYDKNIIHKTSGKRYVYRFVCDLKSLLGYTPEDIHTMLDVKPDMDE
- the ets1 gene encoding protein C-ets-1 isoform X3, producing MTAAVDIKPLTIIKSEKVDDLECADVPLLTPGSKEMMSQALLATFSGFTREQQRLSIPKDPREWTDAHVREWLTWTVNEFSLKNVDFHKFSMNGANLCALGKERFLDLAPDFVGDILWEHLEMLQKEDPKHFPVNGLTSSFQESRYPSDYFFNYGIEHPQCVPPSEYSEPSFITETYQTLHPISSEDLLSLKYESDYPNVILRDTPLNPLQGDYFSVKQEVVSNDNMCVGRISRGKLGGQDSFESIESFESCDRLTQSWSSQSSFNSLQRVPSYDSFDSEDYPTALHGHKPKGTFKDYVRERSDLIKDKPVIPAAALAGYTGSGPIQLWQFLLELLTDKSCQSFISWTGDGWEFKLSDPDEVARRWGKRKNKPKMNYEKLSRGLRYYYDKNIIHKTSGKRYVYRFVCDLKSLLGYTPEDIHTMLDVKPDMDE